In the genome of Natronorubrum sediminis, one region contains:
- a CDS encoding PadR family transcriptional regulator: MYDLTGFQRDLLYVIAGEEEPHGLAIKEELEQYYEKEIHHGRLYPNLDTLVDKGLVEKGRRDRRTNFYTLTRRGRRELEARRDWEGQYVEL; this comes from the coding sequence ATGTACGACCTGACAGGATTTCAGCGTGACTTGCTGTACGTCATCGCTGGCGAGGAGGAACCCCACGGACTGGCAATTAAAGAAGAACTCGAGCAGTATTACGAGAAGGAGATCCATCACGGTCGGTTGTATCCGAACCTCGACACGCTCGTCGACAAGGGCCTCGTAGAGAAAGGCCGGCGTGACCGGCGAACGAACTTCTACACGCTCACTCGACGCGGCCGGCGCGAACTCGAGGCGCGTCGTGACTGGGAAGGACAGTACGTCGAACTATAG
- a CDS encoding MgtC/SapB family protein: MNEVTLQLVEAPLEETVVRLALAGALGMFLGLEREWSQKSAGIRTFSLISLLGAVFTLLATETQLGEGLLVLGGILVIVQGIMLAIQGLLSEENAGLSLTTSVSMLVAYGVGALVAADFVVEAVAVAVLSSLLLVLKRELHEFAWGLSREEMRSTTEFAILAFVVYPLLPAEWTPEIAGLTIPLEPQVIWLMVVAVAGIGIVNYAIVSTYGGRGIAVTGFFGGLASSTAVVGTMLDHVRQRPDAASYAVAAILLANAAMASRNLAIAVGFTMGGETAILLESIIPLGAVIVLAFAIAAMTADWHESGPIELESPFSLKNSLAFGAVFLVVLVFGSLAETWFGTLGFYATAVASGFVSSAGATTSAVVLYRGGQLGATEATIAILLATVSSIVVKALLAATSTNTNFRRQVATYSGMLLLGGALASLVIVV; encoded by the coding sequence GTGAACGAGGTGACGTTACAACTCGTCGAAGCGCCACTCGAGGAGACAGTCGTTCGGCTGGCACTCGCCGGCGCACTCGGTATGTTCCTCGGCTTGGAGCGAGAGTGGTCTCAGAAATCGGCAGGTATTCGGACGTTCTCACTCATTAGCCTGCTCGGAGCAGTCTTTACGCTGCTCGCGACGGAGACACAACTCGGTGAAGGGTTGCTCGTCCTCGGAGGCATCCTCGTCATCGTTCAGGGGATCATGCTCGCAATTCAGGGGCTACTGAGCGAGGAAAACGCCGGGTTGTCACTCACGACGTCGGTCTCGATGCTCGTCGCGTACGGAGTCGGTGCACTGGTCGCAGCCGACTTCGTCGTCGAAGCCGTCGCCGTCGCCGTCCTCTCGTCGTTGTTGCTCGTGCTCAAACGAGAACTCCACGAGTTCGCGTGGGGGCTCTCCAGAGAGGAAATGCGCTCGACGACCGAGTTCGCTATTTTGGCGTTCGTCGTCTATCCGCTCCTCCCAGCGGAGTGGACGCCCGAAATCGCCGGTCTCACGATTCCACTCGAGCCACAGGTCATCTGGCTCATGGTCGTCGCAGTCGCCGGGATCGGTATCGTCAACTACGCGATCGTCTCGACGTACGGCGGCCGTGGAATCGCTGTCACGGGGTTTTTCGGCGGGTTAGCGTCATCGACGGCAGTTGTCGGGACGATGCTCGATCACGTCCGACAGCGCCCCGATGCCGCGTCGTACGCTGTCGCAGCGATTCTCCTCGCGAACGCGGCGATGGCGTCGCGAAATCTCGCTATCGCCGTGGGATTTACGATGGGCGGTGAGACGGCAATCCTGCTCGAGTCAATTATTCCGCTCGGTGCAGTTATCGTGCTCGCGTTCGCCATTGCCGCGATGACTGCAGACTGGCACGAATCCGGCCCGATCGAACTCGAGAGTCCGTTCTCGCTAAAGAACTCGCTCGCGTTCGGTGCCGTCTTCCTCGTGGTGCTCGTCTTCGGCTCGCTGGCCGAAACCTGGTTCGGCACACTTGGGTTCTACGCAACTGCCGTCGCGAGCGGGTTCGTCTCGAGTGCCGGAGCGACCACCTCGGCGGTCGTCCTCTATCGTGGTGGCCAACTCGGGGCGACCGAAGCAACGATCGCTATCCTCCTCGCAACGGTCTCGAGTATCGTCGTTAAGGCGTTACTCGCAGCGACGTCGACGAACACGAACTTTCGTAGGCAGGTGGCAACCTACAGCGGGATGCTCTTACTAGGGGGTGCACTCGCGTCTCTCGTAATCGTTGTTTGA
- the purD gene encoding phosphoribosylamine--glycine ligase has translation MPETVLLIGGGGREHAIARALEDSEADLYACAGNRNPGIARIASEFETLETTNPKAVLEFAEEIEATIAVIGPEGPLEAGVADELEAAGVYAFGPKQSDARIETDKAFQRRFMDEHDIPGCPDFETFDDMEAACEFVDEYDGDLAIKPAGLTGGKGVKVIGDQVTPEEGKAYIQESGYDRIVLEERLIGEEVTVQAFVANGEFQTAPAVQDHKRAYEGDEGPNTGGMGSYSAATNELPFMTDDDYETAVSIIEATVDALEDYRGILYGQFMLTSEGPKVIEFNARFGDPEAMNTLPVLETDFLDVLIAARDGDAPPELEFVEQATVCKYAVPDGYPTDPEAGAKIQIDEESAGDALLYYASVEERSASSDQHASGSGDGGIYTTTSRSFAVVGLADSITEAEAIAEDALAVAGDDGLHMRHDIGKPDLVQQRIDHMDDLRGE, from the coding sequence ATGCCAGAGACCGTGCTCCTGATCGGCGGCGGCGGTCGCGAACACGCCATCGCTCGCGCGCTCGAGGATAGCGAGGCCGACCTCTACGCCTGCGCCGGGAATCGAAATCCCGGCATCGCCCGCATCGCGAGCGAGTTCGAGACACTCGAGACGACCAATCCGAAGGCCGTCCTCGAGTTCGCCGAGGAAATCGAGGCGACGATCGCCGTCATCGGCCCCGAAGGCCCACTCGAGGCCGGCGTCGCCGACGAACTCGAGGCTGCCGGCGTCTACGCCTTCGGCCCGAAACAGTCGGACGCTCGCATCGAGACGGACAAGGCGTTTCAGCGCCGATTTATGGATGAACACGACATTCCGGGCTGCCCGGATTTCGAGACGTTCGACGATATGGAGGCGGCCTGTGAGTTCGTCGACGAGTACGACGGTGACCTCGCGATCAAACCCGCCGGTCTCACTGGCGGGAAGGGTGTGAAGGTCATCGGCGACCAGGTGACACCAGAGGAGGGCAAAGCGTACATTCAGGAGTCGGGGTACGACCGAATCGTCCTCGAGGAACGACTGATCGGCGAGGAAGTCACCGTTCAGGCGTTCGTGGCAAACGGCGAGTTCCAGACCGCACCCGCAGTCCAAGATCACAAGCGCGCCTACGAAGGAGACGAGGGACCAAACACCGGCGGCATGGGCAGTTACTCCGCGGCGACGAACGAACTGCCGTTTATGACCGACGACGACTACGAAACGGCCGTCTCGATCATCGAGGCGACCGTCGACGCACTCGAGGACTACCGCGGTATTCTCTACGGGCAGTTCATGCTCACCAGCGAGGGCCCGAAAGTCATCGAGTTCAACGCCCGCTTTGGCGACCCCGAGGCGATGAACACCCTCCCCGTCCTCGAGACCGACTTCCTGGACGTCTTGATCGCGGCTCGAGACGGCGACGCGCCGCCGGAACTCGAGTTCGTCGAGCAGGCGACGGTCTGTAAGTACGCCGTTCCTGACGGCTACCCCACAGACCCGGAGGCCGGTGCGAAGATACAAATCGACGAGGAGAGTGCAGGCGACGCGCTCCTCTACTACGCGAGCGTCGAAGAGCGAAGCGCCTCGAGCGATCAGCACGCTTCAGGTTCTGGTGACGGCGGAATCTACACGACGACCTCGCGCTCGTTCGCTGTCGTCGGCCTCGCGGACTCGATTACCGAGGCCGAAGCAATCGCAGAAGACGCCCTCGCGGTTGCCGGAGACGACGGATTGCACATGCGCCACGACATCGGTAAACCCGACCTCGTCCAGCAGCGAATCGACCATATGGACGACCTCCGCGGCGAGTAA
- a CDS encoding DEAD/DEAH box helicase, with the protein MSDQQHSRSEVPVTGNELVETFPGSPGSATILERAGREAMRVPSEDVLRTDLADSLEHDLYSHQARALEALAREEHVCVATSTASGKTRVYALQIARNYLAAQARGEESTAYLLYPTKALSRDQEASLNDLFEELGLDITVSVYDGDTERGTNRKRIREEADVIITNFAGVNTYLNDHDRWARFLGACDLLVIDESHTYTGVHGMHVAWIVRRLKRVLSYYGATPQYVLTSATIGNPGEHSQALLDESVTVVDEDGSPRGPRDLVLWNPPPRNRDDTADPRDEWRDSDETDTDRATGDGGEGILERLPATVEAPRVFSHLTYHDAQTLLFTPSRKLAELSIKRATKYRHDRQRYYTNPERSSALEPYHAGHSRRKRHGTEHQLKTGVLDGVASTNALELGIDIGEMDATVQLGYPGQRQSFWQQIGRAGRGDQRALSVLVAEHRTLDQYVVNTPEYLLENDVEDAVVDIDNDAVFAQHLRCAASELALEERDAEDFAEHERLERAVEMWRRAGHLQGHLETGVSYVGPPRPQQSISLYATTGEEYEVSLEDGCDDDADPEMEPLAKERVLRDFHEGAVRLHQGRQYEVTAVEHDSPQPSVTLRPTNADYYTRTQTDVTVLDAVSEESREIGDFTLHFGRGRVLVYHGTYDKVAIHGGQKQEQAIPTDNPPLSMDTQLCWLEVPQAVEDALVEKYRDFEIPELEDGFAGTAHLGYAGGLHAAEHATIGVAPLELMVDKRDLGGLATLTIDSHLDPDGGPGEDDRRERRATEEDAPENIAAAEATVREIAMELEHQPASGWFIYDGIEGGLGFARAIYENYEAVARRARDLIADCECGNVGGCPACVMDEQCGNDNQPLHRGGAVDVLDQLLGNADPEALEDQTSEEDYGGDRRPPLFYA; encoded by the coding sequence ATGAGCGACCAACAGCACTCGCGTTCTGAGGTTCCGGTAACCGGCAACGAACTGGTCGAAACCTTCCCCGGCTCGCCCGGTAGTGCGACCATCCTCGAGCGAGCAGGGCGGGAGGCGATGCGAGTTCCGAGCGAAGACGTCCTCAGAACCGACCTCGCGGACTCGCTCGAGCACGACCTCTACTCCCACCAGGCTCGCGCGCTCGAGGCGCTCGCACGCGAGGAACACGTCTGCGTCGCGACGAGCACCGCGTCGGGAAAGACTCGCGTGTACGCGCTGCAGATCGCCCGCAACTATCTCGCAGCGCAGGCTCGAGGCGAAGAATCGACGGCGTACCTGCTCTATCCGACGAAAGCCCTCTCGCGCGATCAGGAAGCCAGTTTGAACGACCTCTTCGAGGAACTCGGCCTCGACATCACCGTCTCCGTCTACGACGGCGACACCGAACGCGGCACGAACCGGAAGCGTATTCGAGAGGAGGCGGACGTCATCATCACGAACTTCGCGGGAGTGAACACCTATCTCAACGACCACGATCGCTGGGCGCGATTTCTCGGCGCCTGTGATCTCCTCGTCATCGACGAGTCACACACCTACACCGGCGTCCACGGCATGCACGTCGCCTGGATCGTCCGACGGCTCAAACGCGTGCTGTCGTACTACGGGGCTACACCTCAGTACGTGCTCACGAGTGCGACGATCGGCAACCCCGGCGAGCACTCGCAGGCGCTGCTCGACGAATCGGTCACTGTCGTCGACGAGGACGGCTCTCCGCGCGGACCGCGGGATCTGGTCCTCTGGAATCCGCCGCCGCGGAATCGAGACGACACGGCCGACCCTCGAGACGAGTGGCGCGATAGCGACGAGACCGACACTGACCGAGCGACGGGTGACGGCGGCGAGGGCATCCTCGAGCGCCTGCCCGCCACCGTCGAGGCCCCGCGCGTCTTCTCACACCTCACCTATCACGACGCCCAGACGCTGTTGTTCACCCCCTCGAGAAAGCTCGCCGAACTCTCCATCAAACGTGCCACGAAATATCGTCACGACCGGCAGCGATACTACACGAATCCCGAGCGATCGAGCGCCCTCGAGCCCTATCACGCAGGACACTCGCGGCGCAAACGCCACGGGACGGAACACCAACTCAAAACGGGCGTCCTCGACGGCGTCGCCTCGACGAACGCCCTCGAGTTGGGAATCGACATCGGCGAGATGGACGCGACGGTCCAACTCGGCTACCCCGGCCAGCGACAATCGTTCTGGCAACAAATTGGCCGCGCGGGTCGCGGAGACCAACGTGCGCTCTCCGTCCTGGTCGCCGAACACCGCACGCTCGATCAGTACGTTGTGAACACCCCCGAGTACCTCCTCGAGAACGACGTCGAGGACGCCGTTGTCGACATCGACAACGACGCCGTCTTCGCCCAGCACCTGCGGTGTGCTGCCAGCGAACTCGCGCTCGAGGAACGCGATGCGGAGGACTTCGCCGAGCACGAGCGACTCGAGCGAGCCGTCGAGATGTGGCGACGCGCTGGACACCTACAGGGCCACCTCGAGACGGGCGTTTCCTACGTCGGCCCGCCACGCCCCCAGCAGTCGATTTCACTCTACGCGACGACCGGCGAGGAGTACGAAGTCAGTCTCGAAGACGGGTGTGACGACGACGCCGATCCAGAGATGGAGCCGTTGGCGAAAGAGCGCGTACTGCGGGACTTCCACGAAGGCGCGGTTCGGTTGCATCAGGGTCGACAGTACGAGGTGACCGCCGTCGAGCACGACTCGCCACAGCCATCGGTGACGCTTCGGCCGACGAATGCGGACTACTACACGCGCACGCAAACCGACGTGACCGTGCTCGACGCGGTCTCCGAGGAGTCTCGAGAGATCGGTGACTTCACCCTGCACTTCGGTCGTGGGCGGGTGCTCGTCTACCACGGAACCTACGACAAGGTCGCCATCCACGGCGGCCAGAAGCAAGAACAGGCGATCCCGACCGACAACCCGCCGCTGTCGATGGACACGCAACTGTGCTGGCTCGAGGTGCCCCAGGCCGTCGAGGACGCCCTCGTCGAGAAGTACCGCGACTTCGAGATTCCCGAACTCGAGGACGGCTTCGCAGGGACGGCCCACCTCGGTTACGCGGGCGGCCTCCACGCTGCAGAGCACGCGACGATCGGCGTGGCCCCCCTCGAGTTGATGGTCGACAAACGAGATCTGGGCGGGCTCGCGACGCTAACGATTGATTCCCACCTAGATCCCGACGGGGGACCGGGCGAAGATGACCGACGCGAGAGACGAGCAACGGAGGAGGACGCGCCGGAGAACATCGCCGCGGCAGAGGCCACCGTCCGCGAGATAGCGATGGAACTCGAGCACCAACCGGCCAGCGGCTGGTTCATCTACGACGGTATCGAGGGTGGACTCGGCTTTGCTCGAGCCATCTACGAGAACTACGAGGCCGTCGCTCGGCGCGCTCGAGACCTCATCGCCGACTGTGAGTGTGGCAACGTCGGCGGCTGCCCCGCGTGCGTGATGGATGAACAGTGTGGAAACGACAATCAGCCGCTCCATCGCGGTGGCGCAGTCGACGTGCTAGATCAACTGCTCGGGAACGCGGACCCCGAGGCGCTCGAGGACCAGACGTCCGAGGAGGACTACGGCGGAGATAGACGGCCGCCGCTGTTTTACGCGTGA
- a CDS encoding ribonuclease H-like domain-containing protein → MTARVGATVLALPPSALENRSIATLEDLASTREPDAVWVLGPSREPQAFARARSVFEAAVFHPPLETTGDGPLHRQPLEGDENEAIEEERDALELTVAPSLRAMDADRETVSSALARRSADADSPPLVCDDVTTTVRPTALAAELEGAKTLASVAPTGAVTTVLTGGEPAGYDALWHLEPDSGSVRAVDHDLIGALDPLDSASVSVRVRGVGPTVGYGKSRSIATLKLSPSGVSAVDTDDVTDFGLEAVSGIGPKTATQLAERGVTTRTDLLETSFETLTSLSGVGAERARTMHRHAQVLETGEARRLTDESLPGEHWSTPPLCLDIETDGLSPTILWQIGVYDPAADEYRAFVEREEPSDPGPVLEAFCDWLLGVHPNRALLTWNGWGFDYRHLGSFIAKHAPYYAEEWESIPKFDLYWWAAKNEHALLPGRTNELEVVADALGFDGAKTGLDGAQTAAAYQRFMRTGKPLEWERHEAYCEDDCRALWHVYERLQDAPRADGASADESTTAPATRDQATRDANRADSSQGGSDSSSAATATTETNETEQSGLSDF, encoded by the coding sequence ATGACCGCTCGAGTCGGTGCCACCGTCCTCGCTCTCCCACCGTCGGCACTCGAGAACCGTTCCATCGCGACGCTCGAGGACCTCGCGAGCACCCGCGAGCCGGACGCCGTCTGGGTGCTCGGTCCGTCTCGAGAACCGCAAGCGTTCGCCCGCGCGAGGAGCGTCTTCGAGGCGGCAGTCTTTCACCCGCCACTCGAGACGACCGGCGATGGGCCGCTTCATCGACAGCCACTCGAAGGAGACGAGAACGAGGCTATCGAGGAGGAGCGTGACGCGCTCGAGCTCACCGTCGCACCGAGTCTCCGAGCCATGGACGCCGATCGAGAGACCGTCTCGAGCGCGCTCGCCCGGAGATCCGCGGACGCAGACAGTCCACCGCTCGTCTGCGACGACGTGACGACAACCGTTCGACCGACGGCACTCGCAGCCGAACTCGAGGGCGCGAAAACGTTGGCGTCAGTCGCACCGACGGGGGCTGTGACGACCGTCCTTACTGGCGGCGAACCAGCCGGCTACGACGCCCTCTGGCACCTCGAGCCCGATTCCGGATCGGTTCGGGCCGTCGACCACGACCTGATCGGTGCCCTCGATCCACTGGATTCGGCGTCCGTCTCCGTTCGCGTTCGAGGAGTGGGGCCCACAGTAGGCTACGGCAAGAGCCGTTCGATCGCGACGCTGAAACTGAGCCCAAGCGGCGTTTCGGCCGTCGACACCGACGACGTGACCGATTTCGGACTCGAGGCAGTCTCCGGCATCGGGCCGAAAACGGCCACACAGCTCGCAGAACGAGGTGTAACGACGCGGACGGACCTGCTCGAGACTTCCTTCGAGACACTCACGTCACTCTCTGGCGTCGGTGCCGAACGCGCTCGGACGATGCACCGGCACGCGCAGGTGCTCGAGACCGGCGAAGCGCGCCGGCTGACCGACGAGTCGCTACCGGGAGAGCACTGGTCGACGCCCCCGCTGTGTCTCGATATCGAAACCGACGGCCTCTCGCCGACGATTCTCTGGCAGATCGGCGTCTACGACCCCGCGGCCGACGAGTATCGCGCGTTCGTCGAGCGTGAAGAGCCCTCGGATCCGGGACCGGTACTCGAGGCCTTCTGTGACTGGCTGCTCGGCGTCCACCCGAATCGCGCGCTGCTCACGTGGAACGGCTGGGGATTCGACTACCGACACCTCGGCTCGTTCATCGCGAAACACGCCCCGTACTACGCCGAGGAGTGGGAGTCGATTCCCAAGTTCGACCTCTACTGGTGGGCCGCAAAGAACGAGCACGCGTTGCTCCCCGGTCGGACGAACGAACTCGAGGTCGTCGCCGACGCGCTGGGTTTCGACGGCGCAAAGACTGGCCTCGACGGAGCTCAAACTGCCGCTGCCTACCAGCGATTCATGCGAACCGGAAAGCCACTCGAGTGGGAACGCCACGAAGCCTACTGCGAGGACGATTGCCGGGCGCTCTGGCACGTCTACGAGCGTCTGCAGGATGCGCCTCGAGCCGATGGGGCTTCTGCGGACGAGTCGACCACTGCCCCAGCGACCCGAGATCAAGCGACTCGGGACGCGAATCGCGCGGACTCGAGTCAGGGTGGATCCGACTCGAGTTCCGCTGCCACGGCGACGACGGAGACGAACGAAACCGAACAAAGCGGCTTGAGTGATTTCTAA
- a CDS encoding antitoxin VapB family protein, translating into MSETEYRNIRLTEEAYEQLKSRKQAGESFSDTVDRIAGERSLLDLAGIISEDEANEMRDAIQEQEDRSRENLDRLTERMDP; encoded by the coding sequence ATGAGCGAGACCGAGTATCGAAACATCAGGCTCACTGAGGAAGCGTACGAGCAACTCAAAAGCCGCAAGCAGGCTGGGGAATCGTTCTCTGATACGGTCGATCGTATCGCGGGCGAACGGTCGTTGCTCGATCTCGCGGGAATCATTTCAGAAGACGAAGCCAACGAGATGCGTGATGCGATTCAAGAGCAAGAAGACAGGTCGCGTGAGAATCTCGACCGACTTACCGAACGAATGGACCCGTGA
- a CDS encoding type II toxin-antitoxin system VapC family toxin, translating into MQNRERAIQKLRHLESEHVPLRISAVSQFELFHSIERVDNPDNRRRKIEHVLETKPVYPADSAVMKKAGRIDGQLTADGRAIGIGDTIIGATALVHEESVLTRNDTHFKRIDGLTIESYPDES; encoded by the coding sequence ATGCAGAATCGAGAACGAGCGATACAGAAGCTTCGCCATCTCGAGAGCGAACACGTCCCGCTTCGTATCTCAGCGGTTTCACAGTTCGAACTATTCCATAGTATCGAACGAGTCGATAACCCAGATAACCGACGACGAAAAATCGAACACGTTCTCGAAACGAAACCGGTGTACCCAGCTGATAGCGCCGTGATGAAAAAGGCTGGACGGATCGACGGACAGCTAACAGCAGATGGTCGTGCTATCGGCATCGGTGACACAATAATCGGTGCCACGGCGCTCGTACACGAAGAGTCAGTGCTCACGAGAAATGATACGCATTTCAAACGAATAGACGGTCTCACTATCGAATCGTACCCAGACGAAAGCTAA
- the thyA gene encoding thymidylate synthase, translating to MQQYLDLVDAALSEGAYKPNRTGVDTISSFSEHYEVDLQEGYPLLTTKRMDGYRWNSMLHEVCWYLSGEEHVRTLREETKIWDAWADEEGKLDTAYGRFWRRFPVPEKSNRLEGESWPDESHRWVTEEADGSQTFDQLQYVIDTLSDSPNSRRLVVNAWHPANAAVSTLPPCHYSFVFNVQGDRLNCHLTQRSGDIALGVPFNIAAYALLTKVIAQQTGFEPGSFAHTVVDAHVYCGRGARGEWYGDNLADLQSKLAAVDDREEYHEVATWLESEAPAEAEGDERLDHVPGMLEQLAREPLERPTLEVSDVSIDELSYDDVTLEGYDSHDGIEFAVAE from the coding sequence ATGCAACAGTACCTCGATCTCGTCGACGCGGCTCTGAGCGAGGGGGCGTACAAACCCAATCGCACCGGCGTCGACACGATTTCTTCGTTCAGCGAGCACTACGAGGTCGATCTCCAGGAGGGGTACCCGCTCCTGACGACCAAACGGATGGACGGCTATCGCTGGAATTCGATGCTCCACGAAGTCTGCTGGTATCTCTCCGGCGAGGAACACGTTCGAACGCTGCGCGAGGAGACGAAAATCTGGGACGCGTGGGCCGACGAGGAGGGCAAACTCGACACCGCGTACGGGCGCTTCTGGCGACGGTTCCCCGTCCCGGAGAAATCGAACCGACTCGAGGGTGAGTCCTGGCCCGACGAGAGCCACCGGTGGGTCACCGAAGAGGCTGACGGCAGCCAGACGTTCGACCAGTTGCAGTACGTGATCGACACGCTCTCCGACTCGCCGAACTCCCGGCGACTCGTCGTCAACGCGTGGCATCCGGCGAACGCAGCCGTCTCGACGCTGCCGCCGTGTCACTACTCGTTCGTCTTCAACGTGCAAGGCGATCGGTTGAACTGTCACCTGACTCAGCGCTCGGGGGACATCGCACTCGGCGTGCCGTTCAATATCGCGGCGTACGCCCTGCTCACGAAGGTTATCGCACAGCAGACCGGCTTCGAACCCGGCTCGTTCGCCCACACGGTCGTCGACGCGCACGTCTACTGTGGGCGAGGCGCTCGAGGGGAGTGGTACGGAGACAACCTCGCGGACCTCCAGTCCAAACTCGCCGCGGTCGACGACCGCGAGGAGTACCACGAGGTCGCGACGTGGCTCGAGTCCGAGGCCCCCGCCGAGGCCGAGGGTGACGAACGCCTCGATCACGTGCCCGGCATGCTCGAGCAACTCGCCCGCGAGCCACTCGAGCGACCGACGCTCGAGGTGAGTGACGTTTCGATCGACGAACTGAGCTACGATGACGTCACGCTCGAGGGGTACGACTCCCACGACGGCATCGAGTTCGCAGTGGCAGAATGA
- a CDS encoding dihydrofolate reductase, which translates to MTATESTAETDLETDRELVGIVAVAENGIIGKDGDMPWHIPEDLDHFKEETMDHPVIMGRVTYEGILEALGEPLPGRTTVVLTSRDLETPDDGAAVVANDLREALEKAERAADEHHDGTDRIFVAGGATVYEQCLPALDRLVVTEVHDDPAGDTVFPEWDRDGGWEERSRDAHDEFSFLEYVRRE; encoded by the coding sequence ATGACGGCGACAGAGTCGACGGCCGAGACGGACCTCGAGACCGACCGCGAACTCGTCGGGATCGTCGCCGTCGCCGAAAACGGCATTATCGGCAAAGACGGCGACATGCCCTGGCACATCCCCGAGGATCTCGACCACTTCAAGGAGGAAACGATGGATCACCCGGTGATCATGGGTCGAGTCACCTACGAGGGGATTCTCGAGGCACTCGGTGAGCCCCTTCCCGGCCGAACGACGGTCGTGTTGACGAGTCGGGACCTCGAGACGCCTGATGACGGGGCTGCCGTCGTCGCAAATGATCTTCGAGAGGCGCTCGAGAAAGCCGAGCGAGCGGCCGACGAACACCACGACGGCACCGACCGCATTTTCGTCGCGGGTGGGGCAACCGTCTACGAACAGTGCTTGCCCGCCCTCGATCGACTCGTCGTCACCGAAGTGCACGACGACCCCGCCGGCGATACCGTGTTCCCAGAGTGGGACCGAGACGGTGGGTGGGAGGAACGCTCGCGTGACGCCCACGACGAATTTTCGTTTCTCGAGTACGTGCGTCGCGAGTAA